DNA from Actinomycetota bacterium:
CTCGAGGAGCTCGAGGCCGCCTGGGACGCCGCGCGGAGCGACCCCGCGTTCGAGGCGGAGCTGACCCGTCTCCAGCACGACTACGGCGGGCGTCCCACCCCGCTGTACCTGGCGGAGCGGCTGTCACAGGCAGCCGGGGTGGCCACCTACCTCAAGCGGGAGGATCTCGCGCACACCGGGAGCCACAAGCTCAACAACGTCCTGGGTCAGGCGCTCCTCGCCGTCCGGATGGGCAAGGAGAGGATCATCGCCGAGACCGGCGCCGGCCAGCACGGCGTCGCCACGGCCACCGCTGCCGCCCTGTTCGGCCTGCGGTGCCTGATCTACATGGGTGAGGAGGACTGCCGCCGCCAGCGCCTGAACGTCGTTCGGATGCGTCTGCTGGGAGCCGAGGTGATCCCGGTCGCGGCCGGGACCCGGACCCTGAAGGACGCCATCAACGAGGCCATGCGCGACTGGGTGACGAACGTGGAGACCACCCACTACCTGATCGGGTCGGTGGTCGGCCCCCACCCGTTCCCCACGCTGATCCGCGACCTGCAGCGCGTCATCGGTGACGAGACCCTGATCCAGTTCGAGGAGCACGCCGGCGGGCTGCCCGAGGCGATCGTCGCGTGCGTCGGCGGCGGGTCGAACGCGATGGGGAGCTTCTACGCGTTCGTGCCCCACCGAGGAGTGCGGCTGGTCGGCGTGGAAGCCGCCGGGGACGGGGTCGGCTCGGGCCGGTCCGCAGCCACCTTGACCGAAGGGCGGGAGGCGGTGCTGCACGGGGCGCGCTCGTTCGCGTTGGTCGACGACGACGGCCAGGTGCTGCCTGCGCACAGCGTGTCGGCGGGGCTGGACTACCCGGGCGTGGGACCCGAGCACGCGTACCTGAAGGACACCGGCCGGGCGGAGTACGTCGCCGCCACCGACGAGCAGGCGCTCCGCGCCTTCCGGACGCTGGCGCAACTCGAGGGGATCCTCCCCGCGTTGGAACCGGCCCACGCCATCGGCTGGCTCC
Protein-coding regions in this window:
- the trpB gene encoding tryptophan synthase subunit beta, with amino-acid sequence MNAVPDRTFGRFGGQFVPEALFGALEELEAAWDAARSDPAFEAELTRLQHDYGGRPTPLYLAERLSQAAGVATYLKREDLAHTGSHKLNNVLGQALLAVRMGKERIIAETGAGQHGVATATAAALFGLRCLIYMGEEDCRRQRLNVVRMRLLGAEVIPVAAGTRTLKDAINEAMRDWVTNVETTHYLIGSVVGPHPFPTLIRDLQRVIGDETLIQFEEHAGGLPEAIVACVGGGSNAMGSFYAFVPHRGVRLVGVEAAGDGVGSGRSAATLTEGREAVLHGARSFALVDDDGQVLPAHSVSAGLDYPGVGPEHAYLKDTGRAEYVAATDEQALRAFRTLAQLEGILPALEPAHAIGWLLDHGRAAFGAEARIVVTLSGRGDKDVDEVARLTGVEA